One Williamsia phyllosphaerae DNA segment encodes these proteins:
- a CDS encoding glycosyltransferase, with translation MDLLFSSLAAYGHTFPLIPLARAAQRAGHRVHWATGGTMHRVLDELGFATETAGTSIADAFEQVVASSGSVSSTAELKANTEGHRDLVDRAFGEIIPRSFATDLAPILDRVRPDAVIAEAGNFGAVDAAAAAGIPVVVHGIGRGFGFDRDVADAPLLDIFPASIQDPAVVRRVGRIPLRPTAFAPDGPLPAVVTDDSDLRPLVYVTLGTEFGDAAILAAAVTSIASLGVRVLLALGPSVSREALGVVPDAVHVADWVPQAAVLPHASAIVHHGGAGTTLAALAAGLPQLVLPQGADQFRNADAVVSGGLGRQLIGAQTTPLGIRSAVEELLDPAALITRACAVMVDEIEAMPSPDAVVADLPALVGRRSDAASSA, from the coding sequence GTGGACCTCCTCTTCTCCTCGCTCGCGGCCTACGGCCACACGTTTCCGCTGATCCCGCTGGCGCGCGCCGCCCAGCGGGCAGGTCACCGCGTCCACTGGGCGACCGGCGGCACCATGCACCGCGTGCTGGATGAGCTCGGCTTCGCGACCGAGACGGCGGGCACGTCGATCGCCGACGCCTTCGAGCAGGTGGTCGCGAGCAGCGGGTCGGTGTCGTCCACCGCAGAACTCAAGGCGAACACCGAGGGACACCGGGACCTGGTCGACCGGGCGTTCGGCGAGATCATCCCCCGGTCGTTCGCGACCGACCTCGCGCCGATCCTCGATCGGGTGCGCCCGGACGCGGTGATCGCCGAGGCGGGCAACTTCGGCGCGGTCGATGCGGCGGCCGCGGCCGGGATCCCGGTCGTCGTCCACGGCATCGGGCGCGGCTTCGGGTTCGACCGCGACGTCGCCGACGCACCTTTGCTCGACATCTTCCCGGCGTCGATCCAGGACCCGGCCGTGGTGCGCCGGGTCGGCCGCATCCCACTGCGCCCGACCGCCTTCGCCCCCGACGGTCCGCTCCCTGCCGTCGTCACCGACGACTCCGATCTGCGTCCCCTCGTCTACGTGACACTCGGTACCGAGTTCGGCGACGCCGCGATCCTCGCCGCCGCGGTCACCTCGATCGCGTCGTTGGGTGTGCGGGTGTTGTTGGCGCTCGGGCCGTCGGTGTCGCGCGAGGCGTTGGGCGTCGTCCCCGACGCGGTGCACGTCGCCGACTGGGTCCCGCAGGCGGCCGTACTCCCCCACGCCTCGGCGATCGTCCACCACGGCGGCGCGGGCACGACCCTGGCCGCCCTGGCCGCCGGCCTGCCGCAACTCGTCCTCCCCCAGGGTGCCGACCAGTTCCGCAACGCCGACGCCGTCGTCTCCGGCGGTCTCGGTCGACAGTTAATCGGTGCCCAGACCACGCCACTCGGCATCCGCTCGGCGGTCGAAGAACTACTCGACCCGGCCGCGCTGATCACCCGCGCCTGCGCGGTCATGGTCGACGAGATCGAGGCCATGCCGTCACCGGATGCGGTCGTGGCCGATCTGCCCGCCCTGGTCGGTCGACGCTCGGACGCCGCCTCCTCCGCCTAG
- the rpsL gene encoding 30S ribosomal protein S12, with protein MPTINQLVRKGRHDKPAKQKTAALKGSPQRRGVCTRVYTTTPKKPNSALRKVARVRLTSSVEVTAYIPGEGHNLQEHSMVLVRGGRVKDLPGVRYKVIRGSLDTQGVKARKQGRSKYGAKKEKG; from the coding sequence GTGCCAACTATCAACCAGCTGGTCCGCAAGGGCCGCCACGACAAGCCTGCCAAGCAGAAGACGGCAGCGCTCAAGGGCAGCCCTCAGCGCCGCGGTGTGTGCACTCGCGTGTACACGACAACCCCCAAGAAGCCGAACTCCGCTCTGCGTAAGGTCGCCCGCGTGCGCCTCACCAGCTCGGTCGAGGTGACCGCCTACATCCCCGGTGAAGGCCACAACCTGCAGGAGCACTCGATGGTGCTCGTCCGCGGTGGTCGTGTGAAGGACCTCCCGGGTGTGCGTTACAAGGTCATCCGCGGCTCGCTCGACACCCAGGGCGTCAAGGCCCGCAAGCAGGGACGCAGCAAGTACGGCGCGAAGAAGGAGAAGGGCTGA
- the rpsG gene encoding 30S ribosomal protein S7, whose amino-acid sequence MPRKGPAPKRPLVNDPVYSSPLVTQLVNKILLDGKKSTAERIVYQALEQAREKTGTDPVITLKRALDNVKPALEVKSRRVGGATYQVPIEVKPNRANTLALRWLVTFSRQRREKTMVERLANELLDASNGLGAAVKRREDTHKMAEANRAFAHYRW is encoded by the coding sequence ATGCCACGTAAAGGACCCGCCCCGAAGCGCCCCCTCGTCAACGACCCGGTCTACAGCTCGCCGCTGGTCACCCAGCTGGTGAACAAGATCCTCCTCGACGGCAAGAAGTCGACCGCCGAGCGCATCGTCTACCAGGCGCTCGAGCAGGCTCGCGAGAAGACCGGTACCGATCCGGTCATCACGCTCAAGCGCGCGCTCGACAACGTCAAGCCCGCCCTCGAGGTCAAGAGCCGCCGCGTCGGTGGTGCCACCTACCAGGTGCCCATCGAGGTCAAGCCCAACCGCGCCAACACCCTCGCCCTCCGCTGGCTGGTCACGTTCAGCCGGCAGCGTCGCGAGAAGACGATGGTCGAGCGGTTGGCCAACGAACTGCTCGACGCCAGCAACGGTCTCGGTGCCGCAGTCAAGCGCCGTGAGGACACCCACAAGATGGCTGAGGCCAACCGGGCGTTCGCGCACTACCGCTGGTGA
- the fusA gene encoding elongation factor G: MAQDVLTDLNKVRNIGIMAHIDAGKTTTTERILFYTGISYKIGEVHDGAATMDWMEQEQERGITITSAATTCFWNDNQINIIDTPGHVDFTVEVERSLRVLDGAVAVFDGKEGVEPQSEQVWRQADKYDVPRICFVNKMDKLGADFYYTVQTIKDRLGAKPLVIQLPIGSEGGFEGIVDLVEMKAKVWRGETKLGESYETIDIPEDLLESAEQYREELLETVAESDEALLEKHFGGEPLTIDEIKAAIRKMTVNSEIYPVLCGSAFKNKGVQPMLDAVIDYLPSPLDVESVTGHAVGDEEKLIERRPSSDEPFSALAFKIATHPFFGKLTYVRVYSGKVDSGAQVINSTKGKKERLGKLFQMHSNKENAIATASAGHIYAVIGLKDTTTGDTLCDPQNQVILESMTFPDPVIQVSIEPKTKSDQEKLGTAIQKLAEEDPTFSVKLDEDTGQTVIGGMGELHLDILVDRMKREFKVEANVGKPQVAYRETIRKTVEKHDFTHKKQTGGSGQFAKVVVKLEPLVDAEDGATYEFVNAVSGGRVPREYIPSVDAGAQDAMQYGVLAGYPLVNLKFSLLDGQYHDVDSSEMAFKIAGSQALKEAARMAGPVILEPLMAVEVITPEDYMGDVIGDLNSRRGQIQAMEERSGARIVKAQVPLSEMFGYIGDLRSRTQGRANYSMVFDSYAEVPANVAKEIIAKATGE; this comes from the coding sequence GTGGCACAGGACGTGCTGACCGACCTCAACAAGGTCCGCAACATCGGCATCATGGCCCACATCGATGCCGGCAAGACCACCACCACCGAGCGCATCCTCTTCTACACCGGTATCTCGTACAAGATCGGTGAGGTCCATGACGGCGCAGCCACCATGGACTGGATGGAGCAGGAGCAGGAGCGTGGCATCACGATCACCTCTGCTGCCACCACCTGCTTCTGGAACGACAACCAGATCAACATCATCGACACCCCCGGTCACGTCGACTTCACCGTCGAGGTCGAGCGGTCGCTGCGCGTGCTCGACGGCGCAGTCGCGGTGTTCGACGGCAAAGAGGGTGTCGAGCCGCAGTCGGAGCAGGTCTGGCGACAGGCCGACAAGTACGACGTGCCGCGTATCTGCTTCGTCAACAAGATGGACAAGCTCGGTGCGGACTTCTACTACACCGTGCAGACCATCAAGGACCGTCTCGGCGCCAAGCCGTTGGTCATCCAGCTGCCGATCGGCTCCGAGGGTGGCTTCGAGGGCATCGTCGACCTGGTCGAGATGAAGGCCAAGGTCTGGCGCGGCGAGACCAAGCTCGGTGAGTCCTACGAGACCATCGACATCCCCGAGGATCTGCTCGAGAGCGCTGAGCAGTACCGCGAGGAGCTCCTCGAGACCGTCGCCGAGTCCGACGAGGCTCTGCTGGAGAAGCACTTCGGCGGCGAGCCGCTGACGATCGACGAGATCAAGGCCGCCATCCGCAAGATGACGGTGAACTCCGAGATCTACCCGGTGCTGTGCGGTTCGGCGTTCAAGAACAAGGGCGTTCAGCCCATGCTCGACGCCGTCATCGACTACCTCCCCTCCCCGCTGGACGTCGAGTCGGTCACCGGCCACGCCGTCGGTGACGAGGAGAAGCTGATCGAGCGTCGGCCGTCCTCGGACGAGCCGTTCTCGGCGCTCGCGTTCAAGATCGCGACGCACCCCTTCTTCGGCAAGCTGACCTACGTCCGGGTGTACTCGGGCAAGGTCGACTCCGGTGCCCAGGTCATCAACTCGACCAAGGGCAAGAAGGAGCGTCTGGGCAAGCTGTTCCAGATGCACTCCAACAAGGAGAACGCGATCGCGACCGCATCCGCGGGTCACATCTACGCGGTCATCGGCCTCAAGGACACCACCACGGGTGACACCCTCTGCGATCCGCAGAACCAGGTGATCCTCGAGTCGATGACCTTCCCGGACCCGGTCATCCAGGTCTCGATCGAGCCCAAGACCAAGTCCGACCAGGAGAAGCTGGGCACCGCGATCCAGAAGCTCGCCGAAGAGGATCCGACCTTCTCGGTGAAGCTGGACGAGGACACCGGCCAGACCGTCATCGGCGGCATGGGCGAGCTCCACCTCGACATCCTGGTCGACCGCATGAAGCGCGAATTCAAGGTCGAGGCCAACGTCGGCAAGCCGCAGGTGGCCTACCGCGAGACGATTCGCAAGACCGTCGAGAAGCACGACTTCACCCACAAGAAGCAGACGGGTGGATCGGGCCAGTTCGCGAAGGTCGTCGTCAAGCTCGAGCCGCTGGTCGACGCCGAGGACGGCGCGACCTACGAGTTCGTCAACGCCGTCTCCGGTGGTCGTGTCCCGCGCGAGTACATCCCGTCGGTGGATGCCGGTGCGCAGGACGCCATGCAGTACGGAGTGCTCGCCGGTTACCCGTTGGTCAACCTGAAGTTCTCGCTTCTCGATGGCCAGTACCACGACGTCGACTCCTCGGAGATGGCGTTCAAGATCGCCGGTTCGCAGGCACTGAAGGAGGCCGCCCGCATGGCCGGCCCCGTCATCCTCGAACCGTTGATGGCCGTCGAGGTCATCACGCCCGAGGACTACATGGGCGATGTGATCGGTGACCTCAACTCACGCCGTGGCCAGATCCAGGCCATGGAGGAGCGCAGCGGTGCCCGTATCGTCAAGGCGCAGGTCCCGCTGTCGGAGATGTTCGGCTACATCGGAGACCTCCGGTCGAGGACTCAGGGCCGGGCGAACTACTCCATGGTGTTCGACTCGTACGCTGAGGTTCCGGCGAACGTGGCGAAGGAAATCATCGCGAAGGCGACGGGCGAGTAG
- the tuf gene encoding elongation factor Tu yields the protein MGKAKFERNKPHVNIGTIGHVDHGKTTLTAAITKVLHDKYPDLNAAFAFDQIDKAPEEKARGITINISHVEYQTEKRHYAHVDAPGHADYIKNMITGAAQMDGAILVVAATDGPMPQTREHVLLARQVGVPYILVALNKADMVDDEEIIELVEMEVRELLAAQDFDEDAPVVKVSALKALEGDEKWGEAIAELMQAVDDSVPDPVRETEKPFLMPVEDVFTITGRGTVVTGRVERGSVNVNEDVEIVGIKEKSTKSTVTGIEMFHKLLDSAEAGDNAGLLLRGLKREDVERGQVVIKPGTTTPHTEFEGQAYILSKDEGGRHTPFFNNYRPQFYFRTTDVTGVVTLPEGTEMVMPGDNTEMSVKLIQPVAMDEGLRFAIREGGRTVGAGRVTKITK from the coding sequence GTGGGTAAGGCGAAGTTCGAGCGGAACAAGCCGCACGTCAACATCGGCACCATCGGTCACGTCGACCACGGCAAGACCACGCTGACCGCGGCCATCACCAAGGTTCTGCACGACAAGTACCCGGACCTCAACGCCGCGTTCGCGTTCGACCAGATCGACAAGGCGCCGGAGGAGAAGGCTCGTGGTATCACGATCAACATCTCCCACGTCGAGTACCAGACCGAGAAGCGTCACTACGCGCACGTCGACGCCCCCGGTCACGCCGACTACATCAAGAACATGATCACCGGTGCGGCCCAGATGGACGGTGCGATTCTCGTCGTCGCCGCCACCGACGGCCCGATGCCCCAGACGCGTGAGCACGTGCTGCTCGCCCGCCAGGTCGGCGTGCCGTACATCCTCGTCGCGCTCAACAAGGCCGACATGGTCGACGACGAGGAGATCATCGAGCTCGTCGAGATGGAGGTCCGCGAACTGCTGGCCGCCCAGGACTTCGACGAGGATGCTCCGGTCGTCAAGGTGTCCGCGCTCAAGGCCCTCGAGGGTGACGAGAAGTGGGGCGAGGCCATCGCCGAGCTCATGCAGGCCGTCGACGACTCGGTGCCGGACCCGGTCCGCGAGACCGAGAAGCCCTTCCTCATGCCCGTCGAGGACGTCTTCACGATCACCGGTCGTGGCACCGTCGTCACCGGCCGTGTCGAGCGCGGTTCGGTCAACGTGAACGAGGATGTCGAGATCGTGGGCATCAAGGAGAAGTCGACCAAGTCGACCGTCACCGGTATCGAGATGTTCCACAAGCTGCTCGACTCGGCAGAGGCGGGCGACAACGCCGGCCTGCTGCTGCGTGGACTCAAGCGTGAGGACGTCGAGCGCGGCCAGGTCGTCATCAAGCCCGGCACCACGACCCCGCACACCGAGTTCGAGGGCCAGGCGTACATCCTGTCGAAGGACGAGGGCGGTCGCCACACCCCGTTCTTCAACAACTACCGTCCCCAGTTCTACTTCCGTACGACTGACGTGACGGGCGTCGTGACCCTGCCCGAGGGCACCGAAATGGTCATGCCCGGTGACAACACCGAGATGAGCGTCAAGCTGATCCAGCCGGTCGCCATGGACGAGGGCCTGCGCTTCGCGATCCGTGAGGGTGGCCGCACCGTCGGTGCCGGTCGCGTCACCAAGATCACCAAGTGA
- the mdo gene encoding NDMA-dependent methanol dehydrogenase (This methanol dehydrogenase is considered a nicotinoprotein, since its NADP cofactor remains is not dissociable, but instead remains permanently bound. A member of this family has been shown to act as a formaldehyde dismutase, able to convert two molecules of formaldehyde (plus one water molecule) into one of methanol and one of formate, with no net change in its redox state. More recently, it was shown in Mycobacterium smegmatis that this enzyme is critical to ethanol utilization, for which the biosynthesis of the cofactor-like electron carrier mycofactocin is also required.), with protein sequence MQVDDLLKPFPIKEFHPFPRAMMGPGAHEMIGPEALKLGFKKTLVMTSGLRGTDTVHNIVESMRYHGLEVVVYDKVESNPKDYNVMDAVSMYSEAKCDSFVSIGGGSSHDACKGARIAVAHDGRNVNEFEGFNKSENPKNPPHIAVSTTAGTGSETSWAYVITDTTTDPDNPHKYVAFDDASVTTLAIDDPVLYYTCPTDYTAQCGFDVLAHASEPYVSRLNFEPSKGNALHAIKMTVDNLRAATWNGEDLPGREGMMYAQYIAAQAFNSGGLGIIHSISHAISAFYDTHHGLNNAVALPRVWAFNMTADYRKFADIAVAMGIDTHGMSDQRASHAALESAIQLLRDVGIVERFVDVHSNSYSKNRLGTGPTKYYENAKVISGDDKDVARITNHVLGDACTPGNLKECTFDTVYPVVEHCMVGDLDDLIG encoded by the coding sequence ATGCAGGTCGACGACCTACTCAAGCCGTTCCCCATCAAAGAGTTCCATCCCTTCCCCCGCGCGATGATGGGTCCCGGGGCCCACGAGATGATCGGTCCCGAGGCCCTCAAGCTCGGGTTCAAGAAGACCCTGGTCATGACGTCAGGATTGCGCGGCACCGACACCGTGCACAACATCGTCGAGTCGATGCGGTACCACGGTCTCGAGGTGGTGGTCTACGACAAGGTCGAGTCCAACCCCAAGGACTACAACGTCATGGACGCGGTGTCGATGTACTCCGAGGCCAAGTGCGACAGCTTCGTCTCCATCGGCGGCGGCTCGAGCCACGACGCGTGCAAGGGCGCCCGCATCGCCGTCGCCCACGACGGCCGCAACGTCAACGAGTTCGAGGGCTTCAACAAGAGCGAGAACCCCAAGAACCCGCCGCACATCGCCGTGTCCACCACGGCCGGCACGGGTTCGGAGACGTCGTGGGCGTATGTCATCACCGACACCACCACCGACCCGGACAACCCGCACAAGTACGTCGCGTTCGACGACGCGAGCGTGACCACGCTGGCCATCGACGACCCGGTGCTCTACTACACGTGTCCCACCGACTACACCGCGCAATGCGGGTTCGACGTCCTCGCCCACGCCAGCGAGCCCTACGTCTCCCGTCTCAACTTCGAGCCGTCGAAGGGCAATGCCCTGCACGCCATCAAGATGACCGTGGACAACCTGCGCGCGGCCACCTGGAACGGTGAGGATCTGCCCGGTCGCGAGGGAATGATGTACGCGCAGTACATCGCCGCCCAGGCGTTCAACTCCGGCGGCCTCGGCATCATCCACTCGATCAGCCACGCGATCAGCGCCTTCTACGACACCCACCACGGCCTCAACAACGCTGTCGCGCTGCCCCGTGTGTGGGCGTTCAACATGACCGCCGACTACCGGAAGTTCGCCGACATCGCCGTCGCCATGGGCATCGACACCCACGGCATGTCCGATCAGCGGGCGTCGCACGCCGCGCTCGAGTCGGCCATCCAGCTGCTGCGCGACGTCGGCATCGTCGAGCGGTTCGTCGACGTCCACTCCAACAGCTACAGCAAGAATCGTCTCGGCACCGGGCCGACCAAGTACTACGAGAACGCCAAGGTGATCTCCGGTGACGACAAGGACGTCGCCCGCATCACCAACCACGTCCTCGGCGACGCCTGCACTCCGGGCAACCTCAAGGAGTGCACCTTCGACACGGTCTATCCGGTGGTCGAGCACTGCATGGTCGGCGACCTCGATGACCTGATCGGCTGA
- a CDS encoding AAA family ATPase, producing MHDFDSVEDVTARFGETGYIIDERLATTVFLQTRLDKPVLLEGPAGVGKTELAKALAQVTGRRLLRLQCYEGQDETKALYEWDYGKQLLYTQVLKEKIGQLVADADTLGEAVDRISAQESVFFSERFLAPRPLLEAIRSPEPVVLLIDEVDRADEALEAVLLELLGENQVSVPEIGTFVAKIRPYVVLTSNNTRDLSAALKRRCLHSFLGYPTAERELEIVVSKDTGLAQSLAAQLVDVVRGLRDLDLRKSPSISETVDWARTLAVLGAIELTPKLLNDTVSVVVKYDKDVTKATAVMARLIDPNATIDEHSHEHGHDHGHGHSHGPGHSHTHDDDADSGPSGSEIRAAKDTPGRHSDNYYGATTGPDPAMAPPAPGTEASIAGGRNSSFARGFGSKKPGPTTKRRD from the coding sequence GTGCACGACTTCGATTCCGTCGAGGACGTCACCGCACGGTTCGGTGAGACCGGCTACATCATCGACGAGCGTCTCGCGACCACGGTCTTCCTGCAGACCCGATTGGACAAGCCGGTGCTGCTCGAGGGGCCGGCCGGCGTCGGCAAGACGGAGCTGGCCAAGGCGCTCGCGCAGGTCACGGGGCGACGACTGCTGCGCCTGCAGTGCTACGAGGGCCAGGACGAGACCAAGGCGCTCTACGAATGGGATTACGGCAAGCAGCTGCTCTACACCCAGGTGCTCAAGGAGAAGATCGGTCAGCTCGTCGCCGACGCCGACACGCTCGGTGAGGCCGTGGACCGTATCTCGGCGCAGGAGAGCGTCTTCTTCTCCGAACGGTTCCTGGCTCCTCGACCGCTGCTCGAGGCCATCCGATCACCCGAACCGGTGGTGTTGCTGATCGACGAGGTGGACCGCGCCGACGAGGCCCTCGAGGCGGTGCTGCTCGAGCTGCTCGGCGAGAACCAGGTGTCGGTGCCCGAGATCGGGACGTTCGTCGCGAAGATCCGGCCCTACGTGGTGCTGACGTCGAACAACACCCGCGACCTGTCCGCGGCGCTGAAACGTCGCTGCCTGCACAGCTTCCTGGGGTATCCGACGGCCGAACGCGAACTCGAGATCGTCGTCTCGAAGGACACCGGACTCGCGCAGTCCCTCGCCGCGCAACTCGTCGATGTCGTCCGCGGCCTGCGCGATCTCGACCTGCGCAAGTCGCCGAGCATCTCCGAGACCGTCGACTGGGCCCGGACACTGGCCGTCCTCGGCGCCATCGAGCTGACCCCGAAACTGCTCAACGACACGGTCTCGGTCGTGGTGAAGTACGACAAGGACGTCACGAAGGCCACGGCGGTGATGGCCCGCCTCATCGATCCCAACGCCACCATCGACGAGCACAGCCATGAGCACGGGCACGATCATGGCCACGGACACAGCCACGGTCCGGGACACAGCCACACTCACGATGACGACGCGGACTCCGGACCGTCGGGCTCGGAGATCCGCGCGGCCAAGGACACCCCCGGTCGCCACAGCGACAACTACTACGGCGCCACGACCGGGCCCGATCCCGCCATGGCACCACCCGCTCCTGGCACGGAGGCATCGATTGCCGGAGGACGGAACTCGTCGTTCGCCCGAGGGTTCGGTTCGAAGAAGCCCGGGCCCACCACCAAGCGACGGGACTGA